In the genome of Penaeus monodon isolate SGIC_2016 chromosome 30, NSTDA_Pmon_1, whole genome shotgun sequence, the window NNNNNNNNNNNNNNNNNNNNNNNNNNNNNNNNNNNNNNNNNNNNNNNNNNNNNNNNNNNNNNNNNNNNNNNNNNNNNNNNNNNNNNNNNNNNNNNNNNNNNNNNNNNNNNNNNNNNNNNNNNNNNNNNNNNNNNNNNNNNNNNNNNNNNNNNNNNTTTNNNNNNNNNNNNNNNNNNNNNNNNNNNNNNNNNNNNNNNNNNNNNNNNNNNNNNNNNNNNNNNNNNNNNNNNNNNNNNNNNNNNNNNNNNNNNNNNNNNNNNNNNNNNNTNNNNNNNNNNNNNNNNNNNNNNNNNNNNNNNNNNNNNNNNNNNNNNNNNNNNNNNNNNNNNNNNNNNNNNNNNNNNNNNNNNNNNNNNNNNNNNNNNNNNNNNNNNNNNNNNNNNNNNNNNNNNNNNNNNNNNNNNNNNNNNNNNNNNNNNNNNNNNNNNNNNNNNNNNNNNNNNNtattttccttttctatatcttttctatctatctattattattattttaaaNNNNNNNNNNNNNNNNNNNNNNNNNNNNNNNNNNNNNNNNNNNNNNTATTTTNNNNNNNNNNNNNNNNNNNNNNNNNNNNNNNNNNNNNNNNTTTATCCAATGAAGAACTATCGGGCAAATATCTGTACATTTAAACATTCTCTGGTTTTGGATAAACACATCGAGTGTTATAAAGTAcatttaatttttggaaaaaaaaacaggaaaataaaatttttttccctttagataCTATGAAAGACATATAGATGTACAGAGAGAGGGATACAGATTCAGTTTGGATGGGgacaaaagaaaatttgaaaaaaatatggattGGTGTTGAGAAAAAAGATTCCCCAAAGGGAGATAAAACNNNNNNNNNNNNNNNNNNNNNNNNNNNNNNNNNNNNNNNNNNNNNNNNNNNNNNNNNNNNNNNNNNNNNNNNNNNNNNNNNNNNNNNNNNNNNNNNNNNNNNNNNNNNNNNNNNNNNNNNNNNNNNNNNNNNNNNNNNNNNNNNNNNNNNNNNNNNNNNNNNNNNNNNNNNNNNNNNNNNNNNNNNNNNNNNNNNNNNNNNNNNNNNNNNNNNNNNNNNNNNNNNNNNNNNNNNNNNNNNNNNNNNNNNNNNNNNNNNNNNNNNNNNNNNNNNNNNNNNNNNNNNNNNNNNNNNNNNNNNNNNNNNNNNNNNNNNNNNNNNNNNNNNNNNNNNNNNNNNNNNNNNNNNNNNNNNNNNNNNNNNNNNNNNNNNNNNNNNNNNNNNNNNNNNNNNNNNNNNNNNNNNNNNNNNNNNNNNNNNNNNNNNNNNNNNNNNNNNNNNNNNNNNNNNNNNNNNNNNNNNNNNNNNNNNNNNNNNNNNNNNNNNNNNNNNNNNNNNNNNNNNNNNNNNNNNNNNNNNNNNNNNNNNNGGCAGAATCAAGGACATCCCTCCTCAGTGATGCGAAGAGAATNNNNNNNNNNNNNNNNNNNNNNNNNNNNNNNNNNNNNNNNNNNNNNNNNNNNNNNNNNNNNNNNNNNNNNNNNNNNNNNNNNNNNNNNNNNNNNNNNNNNNNNNNNNNNNNNNNNNNNtccttctctcacctctctttctatGACTCTGCTTCTTCCTACTCATTCTATTCATCTTTCCACAGCTTTGCCAAAGTATTCGGATGCTGCTGGAATACACGGGCACCGAGTACGAGGAAAAACTGTATCACTTTGGGCCAGCTCCGGACTACGACAAGTCCGAATGGCTTGACGAAAAGTTCAACCTCGGCCTCGACTTCCCTAATGTAAGTATTATAATCCACGGCGATATTGNNNNNNNNNNNNNNNNNNNNNNNNNNNNNNNNNNNNNNNNNNNNNNNNNNNNNNNNNNNNNNNNNNNNNNNNNNNNNNNNNNNNNNNNNNNNNNNNNNNNNNNNNNNNNNNNNNNNNNNNNNNNNNNNNNNNNNNNNNNNNNNNNNNNNNNNNNNNNNNNNNNNNNNNNNNNNNNNNNNNNNNNNNNGANNNNNNNNNNNNNNNNNNNNNNNNNNNNNNNNNNNNNNNNNNNNNNNNNNNNNNNNNNNNNNNNNNNNNNNNNNNNNNNNNNNNNNNNNNNNNNNNNNNNNNNNNNNNNNNNNNNNNNNNNNNNNNNNNNNNNNNNNNNNNNNNNNNNNNNNNNNNNNNNNNNNNNNNNNNNNNNNNNNNNNNNNNNNNNNNNNNNNNNNNNNNNNNNNNNNNNNNNNNNNNNNNNNNNNNNNNNNNNNNNNNNNNNNNNNNNNNNNNNNNNNNNNNNNNNNNNNNNNNNNNNNNNNNgtgcttatgtacacgccatNNNNNNNNNNNNNNNNNNNNNNNNNNNNNNNNNNNNNNNNNNNNNNNNNNNNNNNNNNNNNNNNNNNNNNNNNNNNNNNNNNNNNNNNNNNNNNNNNNNNNNNNNNNNNNNNNNNNNNNNNNNNNNNNNNNNNNNTAcgtgtgcgtatatgcgtgtgATTGCGCCTTTGCTTTTATGCATACCTATTCGCGCCTTTGCCTACAGCTGCCCTACTACATCGACGGGTCCGCGAAGGTGACGCAGAGCAACGCTATTCTCCGCTACGTCGCCAGGAAGCACGACCTGTTGGGCCGGACGGACGAGGAGCGGGTCCGCGTCGACGTGTTGGAGAACCAGGCGATGGACCTCAGGATGAGTTACGTCAGGCTCGTCTACCAGAATTATGTGAGTCCTGCGAGTGCCTTCTGGTGGTCGGGGATGTAGGCGGGGCAGGAGATTCAAGATGAGTAAGCAGGATAATGAAGAAATCTGTGAGCTATTCTTGGGATTATATGCTAATATGACCTTGGGTGTGAGCGTGGcagttactattgttattatctgctGATAAGATAATCAGTCATCCAATCTTAGAAAATTTAACTTGATCAACTATTTGAGATAATTAGTCAATCAAACATGAGTACATGTAAATTGTAAGCTAATCTTGTGAACACCTGCCTGTGACATTAAGTGTAATCATGacaggaaattaaaaataatcattatgatgatgacccACTTTTGGACTTGAATGTAGGCGTGGCAGATGATTTAAGATCATTACTCAACTATAACTTGCCGTTCATTTAGACTCAAGGGGAAATTAAGAATAACCAGTGATCAATCAAGAAATCTTATGAGCATCTACTAACCTCATATacagaaaatttagaaaaaattattCAGTCAATCGAGCCAGCATGTGTTAATGATCCTGGAGGTAATAAAGCTAGAAATACTAACATACCAACTAATCTTTTCAATCGCAATGCCTCCTTTACTATCAGGGACTTGACTATGACGATAAAGCCTGAGAAAAGTTAGTATTTCGTGGGAAAGAGCTTAGCAAGGGTGCGGAATCCCGGGTGTGAANNNNNNNNNNNNNNNNNNNNNNNNNNNNNNNNNNNNNNNNNNNNNNNNNNNNNNNNNNNNNNNNNNNNNNNNNNNNNNNNNNNNNNNNNNNNNNNNNNNNNNNNNNNNNNNNNNNNNNNNNNNNNNNNNNNNNNNNNNNNNNNNNNNNNNNNNNNNNNNNNNNNNNNNNNNNNNNNNNNNNNNNNNNNNNNNNNNNNNNNNNNNNNNNNNNNNNNNNNNNNNNNNNNNNNNNNNNNNNNNNNNNNNNNNNNNNNNNNNNNNNNNNNNNNNNNNNNNNNNNNNNNNNNNNNNNNNNNNNNNNNNNNNNNNNNNNNNNNNNNNNNNNNNNNNNNNNNNNNNNNNNNNNNNNNNNNNNNNNNNNNNNNNNNNNNNNNNNNNNNNNNNNNNNNNNNNNNNNNNNNNNNNNNNNNNNNNNNNNNNNNNNNNNNNNNNNNNNNNNNNNNNNNNNNNNNNNNNNNNNNNNNNNNNNNNNNNNNNNNNNNNNNNNNNNNNNNNNNNNNNNNNNNNNNNNNNNNNNNNNNNNNNNNNNNNNNNNNNNNNNNNNNNNNNNNNNNNNNNNNNNNNNNNNNNNNNNNNNNNNNNNNNNNNNNNNNNNNNNNNNNNNNNNNNNNNNNNNNNNNNNNNNNNNNNNNNNNNNNNNNNNNNNNNNNNNNNNNNNNNNNNNNNNNNNNNNNNNNNNNNNNNNNNNNNNNNNNNNNNNNNNNNNNNNNNNNNNNNNNNNNNNNNNNNNNNNNNNNNNNNNNNNNNNNNNNNNNNNNNNNNNNNNNNNNNNNNNNNNNNNNNNNNNNNNNNNNNNNNNNNNNNNNNNNNNNNNNNNNNNNNNNNNNNNNNNNNNNNNNNNNNNNNNNNNNNNNNNNNNNNNNNNNNNNNNNNNTGNNNNNNNNNNNNNNNNNNNNNNNNNNNNNNNNNNNNNNNNNNNNNNNNNNNNNNNNNNNNNNNNNNNNNNNNNNNNNNNNNNNNNNTGANNNNNNNNNNNNNNNNNNNNNNNNNNNNNNNNNNNNNNNNNNNNNNNNNNNNNNNNNNNNNNNNNNNNNNNNNNNNNNNNNNNNNNNNNNNNNNNNNNNNNNNNNNNNNNNNNNNNNNNNNNNNNNNNNNNNNNNNNNNNNNNNNNNNNNNNNNNNNNNNNNNNNNNNNNNNNNNNNNNNNNNNNNNNNNNNNNNNNNNNNNNNNNNNNNNNNNNNNNNNNNNNNNNNNNNNNNNNNNNNNNNNNNNNNNNNNNNNNNNNNNNNNNNNNNNNNNNNNNNNNNNNNNNNNNNNNNNNNNNNNNNNNNNNNNNNNNNNNNNNNNNNNNNNNNNNNNNNNNNNNNNNNNNNNNNNNNNNNNNNNNNNNNNNNNNNNNNNNNNNNNNNNNNNNNNNNNNNNNNNNNNNNNNNNNNNNNNNNNNNNNNNNNNNNNNNNNNNNNNNNNNNNNNNNNNNNNNNNNNNNNNNNNNNNNNNNNNNNNNNNNNNNNNNNNNNNNNNNNNNNNNNNNNNNNNNNNNNNNNNNNNNNNNNNNNNNNNNNNNNNNNNNNNNNNNNNNNNNNNNNNNNNNNNNNNNNNNNNNNNNNNNNNNNNNNNNNNNNNNNNNNNNNNNNNNNNNNNNNNNNNNNNNNNNNNNNNNNNNNNNNNNNNNNNNNNNNNNNNNNNNNNNNNNNNNNNNNNNNNNNNNNNNNNNNNNNNNNNNNNNNNNNNNNNNNNNNNNNNNNNNNNNNNNNNNNNNNNNNNNNNNNNNNNNNNNNNNNNNNNNNNNNNNNNNNNNNNNNNNNNNNNNNNNNNNNNNNNNNNNNNNNNNNNNNNNNNNNNNNNNNNNNNNNNNNNNNNNNNNNNNNNNNNNNNNNNNNNNNNNNNNNNNNNNNNNNNNNNNNNNNNNNNNNNNNNNNNNNNNNNNNNNNNNNNNNNNNNNNNNNNNNNNNNNNNNNNNNNNNNNNNNNNNNNNNNNNNNNNNNNNNNNNNNNNNNNNNNNNNNNNNNNNNNNNNNNNNNNNNNNNNNNNNNNNNNNNNNNNNNNNNNNNNNNNNNNNNNNNNNNNNNNNNNNNNNNNNNNNNNNNNNNNNNNNNNNNNNNNNNNNNNNNNNNNNNNGCCCTTAGAGAGCACAAACCTTTTTTTCAGTGTTAATAAACCCTTATTTCTCTCCATTTAAGAAATGTGCTGATTATGCCTTTAAAATCAAGCTTTCTTACTGGACGACAGCATACTGAAAATGTATCTCGACTTTTGATTCTTATTTTTTACACTTGTCTATATATCTCCACTATATATTTGCTCACTCACTCGGGGGGATTAATCGTCAGGGCAAGAAGTGAAGAAAGATGGGCTCGGGGTTCTCGGTGANNNNNNNNNNNNNNNNNNNNNNNNNNNNNNNNNNNNNNNNNNNNNNNNNNNNNNNNNNNNNNNNNNNNNNNNNNNNNNNNNNNNNNNNNNNNNNNNNNNNNNNNNNNNNNNNNNNNNNNNNNNNNNNNNNNNNNNNNNNNNNNNNNNNNNNNNNNNNNNNNNNNNNNNNNNNNNNNNNNNNNNNNNNNNNNNNNNNNNNNNNNNNNNNNNNNNNNNNNNNNNNNNNNNNNNNNNNNNNNNNNNNNNNNNNNNNNNNNNNNNNNNNNNNNNNNNNNNNNNNNNNNNNNNNNNNNNNNNNNNNNNNNNNNNNNNNNNNNNNNNNNNNNNNNNNNNNNNNNNNNNNNNNNNNNNNNNNNNNNNNNNNNNNNNNNNNNNNNNNNNNNNNNNNNNNNNNNNNNNNNNNNNNNNNNNNNNNNNNNNNNNNNNNNNNNNNNNNNCCTGTGTTAAGGTCTATTCAGGATCATTTGATTTCCACAGAACACCCAGAAGAAAGAGTACCTGGACAATCTATCCGGCACCTTGAAGATGTTCTCGAATTTCCTTGGCAACCGGAAGTGGTTCGCTGGTGAATCTGTAAGTNNNNNNNNNNNNNNNNNNNNNNNNNNNNNNNNNNNNNNNNNNNNNNNNNNNNNNNNNNNNNNNNNNGTACTGAAtaccctctctgtctgtttgctttcCACTCCAAAACATTTATAATGCCCATCTTTAAACCAGCGTTAAGATATCACTTAACCATACAACTATACCCATATAGTGAAGTATGGAATTCTGTCTCTCCCCAACTTCCCCTCTGGACCGAAACCACACCTATACAACACCTTTTAACTTGCTACTTCCAAGTTGCTCTAGACCAAAATAATTTTTACCTTGCTACTTCCAAACTGCTCTAGACATAAACCAAGACCTTTTAATCCTGCTACTCTCAAACAGCTCACCTTCGTGGACTTCCTGATGTACGAGCTCCTAGACATCCACCTCGAACTGGACGCCTCCTGCCTCGCCTCCTTCCAGAACCTCTTGGACTTCCACAAGCATTTCGAGGAACTCCCAGCCATCAAGAAATACATGGCATCTCCGAGGTTCATTAAGAAGCCTTTGAACGGACCCATGGCACTCTTCGACATCAAATAAAGGGGCAGGGGGATAAGTAATAAAGGATTAGGAAGTGATAAATGACAATGGAAGTTGCTAGTGATTCCCAGTTCAAGAGGGTATATTGgattgtgtttttgttcttttaagatcggtttatattatattataagctcattcccatccacccccccccaaaaaaaaaaattttattttttttttttatgtatataaaaaatgctTTAAGGCTTTATATCGTTTCCTGTTTAAAAGTGGACATAAATAGATTAGCAAATAAATGTTTTGATCCTCGAATCTTGTAGTAATTGATCCTCAAATCTTGTAGTTCCAATTTTACTCAGACGGAAATATTTTCTAATAAAGTATAACCGTATCTGTCATTTTAAATCTATTTGCGTAACTGTAAAGCAATTTTTTGTACACGTGATATCTTANNNNNNNNNNNNNNNNNNNNNNNNNNNNNNNNNNNNNNNNNNNNNNNNNNNNNNNNNNNNNNNNNNNNNNNNNNNNNNNNNNNNNNNNNNNNNNNNNNNNNNNNNNNNNNNNNNAGTTTCGGAGATAAGTTCAAGGAGAGGCAATTTCTAACACCGGTTTCGGATACTTTAGCTGAGACAATCCAAAGGCAGGATTCTTATTCTTATGCTCATAAGATATTATACTTTGATTGCAtgcttctttttcatccttttcttgcTGTGAGATATCGATAAGGGTTTCTTGTTATGATTACATANNNNNNNNNNNNNNNNNNNNNNNNNNNNNNNNNNNNNNNNNNNNNNNNNNNNNNNNNNNNNNNNNNNNNNNNNNNNNNNNNNNNNNNNNNNNNNNNNNNNNNNNNNNNNNNNNNNNNNNNNNNNNNNNNNNNNNNNNNNNNNNNNNNNNNNNNNNNNNNNNNNNNNNNNNNNNNNNNNNNNNNNNNNNNNNNNNNNNNNNNNNNNNNNNNNNNNNNNNNNNNNNNNNNNNNNNNNNNNNNNNNNNNNNNNNNNNNNNNNNNNTNNNNNNNNNNNNNNNNNNNNNNNNNNNNNNNNNNNNNNNNNNNNNNNNNNNNNNNNNNNNNNNNNNNNNNNNNNNNNNNNNNNNNNNNNNNNNNNNNNNNNNNNNNNNNNNNNNNNNNNNNNNNNNNNNNNNNNNNNNNNNNNNNNNNNNNNNNNNNNNNNNNNNNNNNNNNNNNNNNNNNNNNNNNNNNNNNNNNNNNNNNNNNNNNNNNNNNNNNNNNNNNNNNNNNNNNNNNNNNNNNNNNNNNNNNNNNNNNNNNNNNNNNNNNNNNNNNNNNNNNNNNNNNNNNNNNNNNNNNNNNNNNNNNNNNNNNNNNNNNNNNNNNNNNNNNNNNNNNNNNNNNNNNNNNNNNNNNNNNNNNNNNNNNNNNNNNNNNNNNNNNNNNNNNNNNNNNNNNNNNNNNNNNNNNNNNNNNNNNNNNNNNNNNNNNNNNNNNNNNNNNNNNNNNNNNNNNNNNNNNNNNNNNNNNNNNNNNNNNNNNNNNNNNNNNNNNNNNNNNNNNNNNNNNNNNNNNNNNNNNNNNNNNNNNNNNNNNNNNNNNNNNNNNNNNNNNNNNNNNNNNNNNNNNNNNNNNNNNNNNNNNNNNNNNNNNNNNNNNNNNNNNNNNNNNNNNNNNNNNNNNNNNNNNNNNNNNNNNNNNNNNNNNNNNNNNNNNNNNNNNNNNNNNNNNNNNNNNNNNNNNNNNNNNNNNNNNNNNNNNNNNNNNNNNNNNNNNNNNNNNNNNNNNNNNNNNNNNNNNNNNNNNNNNNNNNNNNNNNNNNNNNNNNNNNNNNNNNNNNNNNNNNNNNNNNNNNNNNNNNNNNNNNNNNNNNNNNNNNNNNNNNNNNNNNNNNNNNNNNNNNNNNNNNNNNNNNNNNNNNNNNNNNNNNNNNNNNNNNNNNNNNNNNNNNNNNNNNNNNNNNNNNNNNNNNNNNNNNNNNNNNNNNNNNNNNNNNNNNNNNNNNNNNNNNNNNNNNNNNNNNNNNNNNNNNNNNNNNNNNNNNNNNNNNNNNNNNNNNNNNNNNNNNNNNNNNNNNNNNNNNNNNNNNNNNNNNNNNNNNNNNNNNNNNNNNNNNNNNNNNNNNNNNNNNNNNNNNNNNNNNNNNNNNNNNNNNNNNNNNNNNNNNNNNNNNNNNNNNNNNNNNNNNNNNNNNNNNNNNNNNNNNNNNNNNNNNNNNNNNNNNNNNNNNNNNNNNNNNNNNNNNNNNNNNNNNNNNNNNNNNNNNNNNNNNNNNNNNNNNNNNNNNNNNNNNNNNNNNNNNNNNNNNNNNNNNNNNNNNNNNNNNNNNNNNNNNNNNNNNNNNNNNNNNNNNNNNNNNNNNNNNNNNNNNNNNNNNNNNNNNNNNNNNNNNNNNNNNNNNNNNNNNNNNNNNNNNNNNNNNNNNNNNNNNNNNNNNNNNNNNNNNNNNNNNNNNNNNNNNNNNNNNNNNNNNNNNNNNNNNNNNNNNNNNNNNNNNNNNNNNNNNNNNNNNNNNNNNNNNNNNNNNNNNNNNNNNNNNNNNNNNNNNNNNNNNNNNNNNNNNNNNNNNNNNNNNNNNNNNNNNNNNNNNNNNNNNNNNNNNNNNNNNNNNNNNNNNNNNNNNNNNNNNNNNNNNNNNNNNNNNNNNNNNNNNNNNNNNNNNNNNNNNNNNNNNNNNNNNNNNNNNNNNNNNNNNNNNNNNNNNNNNNNNNNNNNNNNNNNNNNNNNNNNNNNNNNNNNNNNNNNNNNNNNNNNNNNNNNNNNNNNNNNNNNNNNNNNNNNNNNNNNNNNNNNNNNNNNNNNNNNNNNNNNNNNNNNNNNNNNNNNNNNNNNNNNNNNNNNNNNNNNNNNNNNNNNNNNNNNNNNNNNNNNNNNNNNNNNNNNNNNNNNNNNNNNNNNNNNNNNNNNNNNNNNNNNNNNNNNNNNNNNNNNNNNNNNNNNNNNNNNNNNNNNNNNNNNNNNNNNNNNNNNNNNNNNNNNNNNNNNNNNNNNNNNNNNNNNNNNNNNNNNNNNNNNNNNNNNNNNNNNNNNNNNNNNNNNNNN includes:
- the LOC119592656 gene encoding glutathione S-transferase Mu 2-like, with the protein product MAPVLGYWKLRGLCQSIRMLLEYTGTEYEEKLYHFGPAPDYDKSEWLDEKFNLGLDFPNLPYYIDGSAKVTQSNAILRYVARKHDLLGRTDEERVRVDVLENQAMDLRMSYVRLVYQNYNTQKKEYLDNLSGTLKMFSNFLGNRKWFAGESLTFVDFLMYELLDIHLELDASCLASFQNLLDFHKHFEELPAIKKYMASPRFIKKPLNGPMALFDIK